ACGAGGCAGCAGGGGCATTTTTAGGTGCTGAAAGAAAACAGTAAATGAGACAATAGCATTATCAAGGTATAATGCTAAGTGAATTGTCTATCAATTGTCTTGATATATACTTACAGACAATATGAGAACCAGATCCATTCACCACTATTTTGGCTCTTCCATCTTTAACTAAGAACGAAAGGGCAAATAAATTCTCGACAGTCTGTGCAAATGAACTTCTATTCAAGATCAAACTTTCAAGCTTCACTTGTctctttctccttaaaatttcaAACATCACTGCCATATTCCTGTCAGTATCAGTTTTCTCTTCAGCACCAGTTTCATCAACCTGTAGAAAACGACAATAACTCTTTGTCAACAATGGTTGTTAAAAGAGTATATAGACACAATACAAATTATGATTGCTAAGCTTATGGTACCAAATAGTAAACATTCAACCACACAACGCTAAACACTGCACATCAGGATACACGTTTCATTTACTTCCACAACATCTCTAACCATCAATTAATAGAAACCAAACAAGAAAGGGAAGTTTGAATATTCCCAAAAGATAGGGTGTGAATAACTCAAAAACACACCATCTCCATGAGATATGGCTATTACCAAGTAACTCAGCTCCAAATTATACACCTTCCTGATCATGCGTTCACTTAAAAATTAGTGTATTCCGTTAAATTCAGCAAGATTTTAACGGAAGTTTATACTGAATCAAATTATTGTAGTTAAATGAAGAAAACAAATCAAACCAAACTCTCTGTAAGCCACAACAAATTGAATACAGTTCTGTTTCATTATTCAGTTTTTAGACTTAAAAATAGTTAAGAGTTCGATAATATAATTCACCTAGTGACACAAAGAataaatactatttttatttcataaaaaaaaaaaagattaacaaAAGTCAAGTTGGTTAGGTTAGGCATGGCATGAACATATTTCAGTTTTTAATAACAAGAACTTTAAAGTGAACTGAATAGTTTTAtcataacttgaaaaaaaaattttaaactaagagaccaaaaaacaaaatgaaacgaGCACAATGATTTTATTGAGATTCTTCAACTATATTTCACAACCCTAAATGATGCCTAAAAACTAAAGACCAGAGAACACACTTCACCTCATCAGGCCGAGTAGTATCAGTTGGTCTGACAGCACGCTTTCTAGTAACCATAGGCTTCCGTTGCTTTAACTCATTACTCATAGGTCCAAGCCTAAAGATCAGCACAAAGCAAAACAATTCAGCAAGAATCCAACAATCCTTAACACCCAACCCATTAAAGAccaaaaagaaaactcaaaacagTATCTATAAAAGAACTAACTATAAAAGAACTAACATAGTGCAAATTCCTTTGCAGGTTCTAAAGAATGGCGAAACAGCCACCCCAATTTCTTTCCAATCAATCGATATCTGCTCATTTTCTTGTGTTTCAAGGCTCCTGGTGGATTTCCCAAACTCCCTAATTAAACAATTGACGAAGTCTGCTAGGCTGATTCCTTCACAAGAGATGGACTTAACAGAAGTTGCCAATGTATTGGCTAAGTCTAACAATGCCTCCGCATCGGCTACTTGTTCACGTGGCTTCGACACTACAAGCACGAAAAAGAGAAGCACCAAAATTaattacaataatatatatatttctttatgaCCAATGTGAGTCTATCAGCAACACTTTTGCAGATTAAATTCTTTCGACTTTTCCacataaaaaaaaatgaacaaagacTACTaagttaattaaactaaaatctaGAAAATCTCAAACAAATTCAACGAATCAACGCTTAACGGACTTCCTTTAAGAAGTTAAAAGAAATGTGATAATTTATGAAaatgttcaaaaattaaaaagcTATTCAAGAACAACAAAATGAGACATAACAAGTATACAAATTCTCTAAAACTTAAAGGAAAAGCATAGGGAAACCTTGTTGATGTAAGTTGTCGACTTCATTAATgatgatgttaaatttattagaaTCCACGTTCGATATTTCATCCCTTGCATCTGCACCGCcaaaaattcaagttagaaaaagcaaaaaaaaattagctaaaatctggaaagaaaattaaaacaaaaaaaataacttgTGAAAGGAGATTAAATTGCTTttaggaaaagaagaagaagaaaaaaaagaataaccGTTTATTTTGGTCATCACGGCAAGGTATTTGGAGCGAAGAACCCTCCTATCTGCCACATCCTCTTCTTGATTCGGTTGATTCGACTCAACATCCGCCGACTCATCTCGGGCAACTCCCGCCACCTTGGCTCGAACCGGTTCAGCAGCTGCATCGCCCTTATCTGTTTGCTTTTCTTTCTTCACATTTCTCCTCATAATTTCAAAGAATTTGAGtcttaaaagaagaaaaaactaaCGAACAGACCAAAACCCTAGacaaataaattaccaacggAAGAAGATTTTCTAAATCAacagtaaaaagaaaaaacagagagaaagagaggggAAAAAAAGAACTGAAAATGATTAcagtttaaaacattttaatttctccCTCCCATTCTTTCTTTTCGATACTCACTTTCCCGCTACTAATTTTTCAGTactctcttatatatatatatcaacatgGCTTCGGCTTTGGGCACCAAATTGATGGACCAAGGTTTCTGAGTGGTCTCATCTTGCCCCGGTCATagttaatgtaaaataaaaaaatctataaattatcattttttacattttttaagttaCTCAAAATTTTCAATCACCTGTATTTTCTTTTTACAGTGCAAGTATTACAAAATTGAATGTCAGAATGTCATTAACGggatttaaatgttaatttttaaaatgtaatttttttaggttttaggagttattttttaattttcaataacttttaaactattttcatatgttaattttaattaaaagttattttaaattttattatggtaGATCATAATATGAATAAAGATAAATATGCTAGTTATCAAAGTATTGTCAACTCTACTTCATACAATGTGAGACTATCTATTAAACTAATAATCAGTAAACAATAAGCATGAGCACTACCAATTCTATTTGGTACAATATAAGACAACTCATTATACCAACAACTAATAAGAAACAAGCTTAGGACCAAATATATCATCACCTGATATTATCCCTatgttatctttttttatttttttatctaattcgctaaattagtacattttatctTCATAACTATGAATTTTCAACTAAATTATTGGAGAGAGATTTCACTATTAACTTATTTTGTTACATTTACAAATCTTGCTATCTTCCAAGTTCCTTGCCAATTTAGGGTGGTTTAGATAAACGGTGTGTTTACTTGCGGTTAATGTAAAAATAACGATGATAATGAGATTTGATACTGTAACtgagataaaaagtaagttaaacgcacAACACCGCACTTCGTCGTCCATCCAAATCCACCATTAATTTCATTCTGATACAAAAAACACATTAACACATTGAATGTTCTTAAGGTAACTTTCACTCCAAATTCATTACACATTGATGTTTGGTTAGTTTTGTCAATTGAATCTTTATTTTTTCAGCGAGAGGTAAAAATGATCTAATTCCATTTCACAATATTAACTTGTGCTAAGTTCCATTTTATACTTAGAGTTGTCTATAGATCGAGTTGCTcgaaaaataaaaggatttgaGAAAAATATAGGTCTAGAAAAAAAGTTTAGGCAAAAAAAAGTTCCTTTAGAAAATGGATTGGGTCTCAAGTAAGTTTTTTGGCCTAGGTCCAATCTAGTTCaaatctttaataaaaaaactctAGTTGTTTTTTCATGTTTTGCTGATGTTTTCTACTTTTTTTGCCACTGTTTTGTTATCATTTCAGTATTatgttattactattttatttttaatatttagatattatataacaattattttattattaaatttactattattttagagacatttgcttgttaagttttAGTATTTTGAGTGTCATTggtgtattatattttaaaattatttatataaaaaataaaaattacaaaaaattaatacTGGCCAAGCCTagattttaacaattttatttaggTTGAATTTGAACAAAAATTTAAACCTATTTCTCTTGCTGGGACGGGCCTAACAATCgaacttaaatttttattagacCAAACTAAACTTGGCCCGACCGGTAGACAACTCTTTAATAAATctaggcttaattttttttttatttttttaactttatataaatttttaaattttttttaactttatagtTCCATCTAATTTTAACTTCACTACAATTAATTTCCTGTGTCATCTTTTAGGTCGTAAACAtgaaatttatgtaaaaaaatcaaaatttgttatTAATCATCGTATTGTGCTTatgtttttcatttaattatttttagttatcatattttaaaatataaaattttaatcacgactaattaaattttattattatattttttataaaaaaaaccacCTCATTATTATTAGAAagataaaaatattggaaataaccaaaacaatttccacCTCAACAGTTTCCAATCAAAGcaactaaaaaattaatattctaaaattttaataaaaataaataataatgttaatagttaaatatgaattttaaaatataattaaaaatataaatataaaaaccaaATTCCAATATTTCAAACAACATGTTTTAACTAAGAATTAAATTCCCCACTTTTCTCATCAAACTTCCAATATCCCGTGGGCCGTTTTTTCCTTTACCTTCTTTCGAAAGTTAAAAACACAAACACGCATTTACATAGCATCTTTTCGTTTCATTTTCTTCCCGGATTCAATTCACCATCAACCTTTCCCTTGAGCTCTCTCCAAGAATGTCAAACTACACAGTGGAACGCATCAAAGTTGTAACTCCTGATAAAGTGGAACTGATGCCAAAAGTTTTTAAACCTAATGAAGAGATCAAAGACAACTTAGTGGTAGTCCTTGTCCATCCCTACTCGATCCTGGGTGGGCGTCAGGCTCTTTTGAAGGGGATTGCTTCTGGATTAGCTGAAAATGGTCATAGGGCTGTTACTTTTGATATGAGGGGAGTTGGAGAGTCCACTGGAAGAGCTTCTCTTACAGGTTTTGCTGAAGTCAAGGATGTTATTGCTGTCTGCAATTGGGTTTCTGAACATCTTGATTCTCACAGAATCCTGTTGGTGGGTTCTTCTGCAGGTATGTTATaattattctctctctctctctctctttctctctctctctctctctctctctctctctctctctcttcttttcTGCAAATATCTTTGATTTGGGCGTGAAAAATTATTATTAGGTTCTGGGTAGTGTTTAGAATCCTTTGTTTAAAACTCAGATCTCATTCATGATTTACTTCGAAAAGGAAGAAGGttaaaataaaatgcaacttCTTTCTAGCATTGAAAGGGATGTTGATTGGTAAAGTTCTGTTTCTGTGATTACAAGAGGGTTAAAACGATCTCAGTGTTATTTGTTGACAAAAACTTTCATTCAGGGTCACTTCTGAGCTTCTTTAGGAAAATAATGTTTTCAGACTTTATGATCAGTATCTAAAAAATCTCTGGATATGTAGATCAGTACTCTAAATGCTGGAGGTTGTTTTAGGAATTTTATTGTTGTTTCTAAAGCTCAAAATTACATATGAGCTTTGATGCAGTATGatctataaattttgatttggtctAGTTATGCAAAAGATTATGAAAAttgtttattttcatatatgaagttgcataaaattaaaatttttgtataaaattacatattaaatcaaaattcataattttaggaTTTATCTCTTTTTCCATTTGGTTTTTGGAGAAGCGTGAGTTTCACTAAtactattaaatcaaaatttatgtataaaattactcGTTTATTATATAAGTTGGACTGAATTTTTTCCCAGTGATAGATATGGTATTGGATGTGTAGTTTTTCTTCCTAGTATTCACTAATACTAGGTTTGGTATAAGTATTGTTTTTTCCATATGTTTTAGTACATAAGTTAGCAATAAACTAATtatatttggttatttttagcCACTAACATGGCTTGTCGGTGGCAAACAAGAGGAaaattgtttgcttatattttttACTAGAGGTTTTTTTTGtatctttttaatttcaagtttaaatttttacttattattctttattttatgtctaactatTTTAACGTACTTATTAAATAAGCTTTGTCTTCGTACTCATCATCATTTATTATTTGCATTGTGTGTTTTTAGGGGCGCCAATTGCGGGGTCTGCAGTTGATCAAATCGGGCAAGTTGTGGGGTACGTAAGTTTGGGGTACCCTTTTGGCATGATGGCCTCCATCCTTTTTGGAAGACACCACAAAGCCATCCTCCAATCCTCAAAACCCAAACTCTTCGTCATGGGAACTCGGGATGGATTTACCAGTGTCAAGCAGCTCAACAAGAAGCTTAGTTCCGCAGCCGGGCGCAATGAAATATATTTAATGGAAGGAGTTAGCCACTTTGAAATGGAAGGCCCTGCTTATGATGCTGAGATGGTGAAGCTTATCCTTAAGTTCATTTCCTCATTGTAAGACATGTAGCCACTTCTTTAAAAAGATTAGTGCTCGATGAATTGCTATTAAATTTACTTCCTTAAGCTCTGTTGTTGTTTGTAGAAAAAGATGccaattttatgtgataatatATAATGTTATTTTGTGCAATTTGCGGGAAATTAGACCTTCGGTTTCCATCCTGTCTGTCAAAGTGAAAAAAAGAACATTGAGTTCCACTGAACTTGGCTGCAAacaaaatgaatataataaacTTTTTACATAGTCAGCACTCAGGGATATCACcagtaatatattttaaaactttatacAAAGCATTTACCTAGACTACGTTTAGATTAAAGTTACAATACCCTGCTAAGATTAGGAACCAAAGAAATGGCCATTACAAAAAGTTCTTCATTCAGTCACTGCTAAGGCCACGGCTACAGCTATTTATACTGGATATACTAAGCTGGTTATTCGCTACCCAGAACCTACGCTCGTCATTTGATTGCGCCATCAGACCCTTCAATTATTCTACCCTCACCCATCTCATCATTGTACTGCCGTTTTCTCCATGCTCTTTCTTGATCCATTGACTGTCCTTGTGAGAACGGATGCTCTCCATCTGCTTTGAAGccaatcaaataaatatataaatataaataatggcAGCCTCTTAACTGCTTTCAGCCATATAACTTATTATTTGAGATAAATATCTCCCTCGGAATTGGTGGCATTTCCATATGTAATATAATACTGCAAGTATGTACTCATCTTGCTACTGTTGATGTTGCAGGTAGAGCAGTTACTTGACAAGTTAAATAATGTGGCAGCAGGCTTAAGACAGAAGCTATGCCATACAAGTTAATTTGAACCAGTACTTTCATTCTTATGCAAACTGGAATGGCCAGGACAAGTGGACAGCATTTAATCAAATGAAAACTCGTACAATCTTGTGACAGGTAAACAGAACATCCAAAAGCTACAAATAAATTGTACAACAAAAGATGGAGCATCCATATTTTAACTAATCTACGACATAATTATATGTAATTAGTTATTACCACTTTCACCGTCAGATGCACCTTCAAGTCTCGCAATTGCATCAACTAGGGCTTGTTCATGCTCCTGTAATGACAAATATCCATGGTGATTGCTGCTGCAATAGCTAATATGGAACAATGCAACGTCATTAGAAGACAATACTTACTTTCAGcactttctttgctttctcaattTCTATGGAATCAGGGTGGCTTGCACCAAAAACTTTTTCCACCTGTTCAACATTTCCACAATTAGGAAGTACACACCACATCTGACAGTTGCAGTTTATTAGATGATCTTCCAGTAGCAATTATACCTCCTTAATTAGAGTATCTGTATGAAGTATCTCAATATCCGCCAAAACCTTTTTTCCAACACCATTTTGCATCAAAGGAAAATCTTTTTTAGCCTGACCCTTTAAACTCCCCCTACCTCTTCCAGCTCCAGCCACCCCACCACCGCAAGCCATGGACTTCTTAATCCCACGGCCTGGACCAGGGTGGCCACCTCTACGGGATATTCCAGGATCATCACCTTCCCATCTAATATCTTCAGGAGATATCTATCATTATATTTATAAGAAATCAGTGTGTGGCATGAAAGCATAAGTAACAAAAAGAGCAGCATTgttacaaatgacaaaattaccaGTTCACTATGCTTGAGCAAAGTTATGTATGGCGATCAGAAGTACAATAGTTAAAAATGTGGACTCTTATAATTGATGAATAACCCTAACAAGTTTGAAAGAATGGAAGTAGTGGGAGAAAGTTGTCAAGATATACAGACATGAACCTTGAATTCAGTTAATATATTGATCAACAATGAGGAATTATATTACTCTATCACATTACCCTTGTCATATTAGACATATCAGAGTAAAAAGGGAGCCTCCTAAATCTCATAATTCCTAGACATATACTGCttgaaaattcatgaaaattatatttatcacTGGCAATATACTGTAACCTTATGAGATGTAAACCCTATCTAGAGAAGAATATGGTTCAAGATAGAGGGCTAGACCATGCACATAAATTCTGCAGCGTATGATGAATGACATAAAAGTTCTTGAGGCACATATGCTACAAGCTTAAAAGTTGATTTTGGTAAAAAATGGTATACAACATACTAATGGAAGGTAAATCAAGCTGTACAAAGTAACAATTATACCTCTTTGAGATTGACCCATTCCCAGGTTTCATCTGCAGTATTTATATCATAAACCAAAGCATGCCGCCCCTACCAACATAGAAACATAGGATTACAGCTCCATTAGTTAACAGCTTATTGTATAATCAACTAAGAAACATACCTCAACTGAGTTATAGTCTGTTATAACAGCCTCATAGAAATGATTGTCTTCAGGCCACCTTGTCCAAACTTTCCTTCCAATTAATGGATCATATGGTGCAGCTTCAGCACGTACATTTGCAGCAAATGCTCCTGTTGAGGTACGATTAGGAGCCTGGGGCTTTCCAGGAAGGCCTCTGGAAGGATGCTGCATCAACTTCGTTGGGGATGCAGCAAAACAACAGacataaataaaagatgaaaagaacaCGCATATCCCATTCATTATATCTTCTAAGTATCTTAAAATGAATTAACTCACAGATTTTGACTTCTTGCTATTTGCTCCTGGCATAGGACCTCGTCTTGAGGCTGATGAAGATGGTTGCATAGATGGATGCAATGCAGGAGATGGTGCACCCATGGATAATGAAGCTACTGAATGTGATGTTTTCATTTTCTTGCGTGATCCTGATACTGAAGGACTAGGTACAGGGTCAAGCATAGGCTGACTTGTACTAAGCATTCCAGGCTGGAGGCCACTTCCCGTTCTCCATTCCCTAACAGCAATGAAAGATCATAGTTCCCATTAAAAAGGAGAGATAACCAGAAGTCATTATATGATAAAAGCTGCTCATAGGAGCATGGCACAGTATATCAGACCTTATCCTCCGAAGCATGTCATCAGCATTAACCCTCAATAGAAGCTCCCTATGTTCCTCATCTGATACTCTCAACTCCTTTCTTAGTTCAGTAATTAAACTTTCCTTCTCCTGAGGGGTAAAACACATTTGGTTTAAGTACCGTTATAACCTGCTTTACATGATTTTTATGGGATAAttcattgataattttttttgacaaatACCCAAGTTAAAGCATCAGATTGAGCTTTGAAGGCCCGCAAGATCGAACAGTATGCTTCCTGCTCAATGAGATGGATTTGTGTTTCCATGTCACCATGCATTCTAGGCAAAGGAGCAGAGCCTATAACTGCTGATCTTCCATTCCCAGCAGCAGTACGACCCCCTCTTTGAAACCTGTTCTGATGTGAAGGAGGGAGGTCATCATCTGTTCCTGCAAGGGTTCAGAAGTGATAACAAAATCATTTACAAAactgattaaaaagaaaaaggctgATTAGAGGTTATACTGTTTCCTACAGTTACCAGCAGTTATATTGTTTCTTCAAGCCACCCATTAAAAACATTACAGAACACTTCCTAGCAATGTACAAGTTTCATGAACCCCAAAATTTCACTCAAGATAAAAAAGGAAGCAGGTAACTTTATCATCAATTAACCAAGCTGGAAAAAATGTTCTCTCCCAtcttaaaatcatcaaatttaCAGGGACAAAAGGGAACTTGAAACGAAATGTTTAACTCAACTCACCACTGCTATCAGAAAGCCCATAGTCCATGAAGATCCTTCAAAATCAATCTTAAGAAAAGTCTATGAAAATGATCTGAACCAACAGAAGCAAACTGATAAGTTGTTAAGAAAGACAAGGTACAACTACCTGGAAACAATAAATAATACAATGAATGCATAAACTTCAGCTAAAATGTGAACTTCAATCAACTAAACTAGCTATAACCTTgctaatctattttttattttgctacaATAATCTAGATCGATGGATTTGTCAAAATACACCATAGCTGAACCCAAAAACCTCTAAACATCAAGCACAGTTGgtaccaaatatatataataagcatggAAATTCAATTGCAACCTATTGCTGCAAACCAGTACGAAACTAATGACTTTAAAACAACGTTACAGAGTTTTTGGTCTTTGACAAGTGAAATTTTGTGATTTGGTTTCTTGGCTAGAGAAATTTGTCTTACTTAGAACTCCTAATTATGCATCAAAATGCCAATTAAGAGGAACCACTTGTCACTTTCGATACTTGCTTTTtgcttatatataatatatgcacGTTTGAATACAAAGgcaaataatattttgaaaatttaaaatttttattcttttttaagaAAGAAAATACGTGATATTTTAACGCTCAAATAAAACATTTATGTTAGAATTGTCGTTGTACTTTTTTCACTTGTTGATTTCTGGAACAATTATGATTTTGCTTTTACTATTTACTTTTACAGTTTACTACAAAACAACGTGCTTTGACGAAACAAAAGGCTAATTTCAAAAAGCAATATCATAAATATAATAGAAACATCAATTCAACTATTCAAGCAATTTcgttaaaaaaaccctaattcccaaaggCACGatcataaataagaaaataatgcaAAGCTACGAACTATCGATTCTAAATTAAGCTTCACGAGTTTTAAACCAGTCTCGCCGCTTTAAAATCAAACTGGAAACATATAGTAAAATCAATTTTAAGTCAAGTTCATCAAAGAAAAACCCTAAATTCACAGTATTAAGCTCCTAAAGTTACTCAAATAAAATCAAGAAATCTAACAAGCTAACCTTGCCCGTCAAACCCCCTCCCATTCTGAGGATCGAAAGCCAATTATTTCAGCGAAATTCTTCAAATTTGAACCAAAAGTTCAATTCTGGTCGGCTTTGAGATCAATAAAACCCAACCAAACTCTTCCACAGTCTTACTCCGAGCAGCTCCAATATGAAAAAGGACGATGCTTTCCAACAAATTTATCGTACTCCAAGCAAAAAGAGAATAAAATATAAGATACCAAAAGGGACAACAGTTGTTTTCCAATATTTCGAATTCAGATTGAAATTTGAAGGGAGAAATTGAGATTTAGAGGGATTAATGGGAGAAATGGAGATGGGAATAAGAGATAAAATTATGATTAAGCACGTGAATTTTTGTGAGTATATTTGGTTGGGATCGCGGGAGAGTGTGCTTGAGAGAGCATAGAGAAAGAACACGGACTTGAAATCTGTTTTTAATTTAAAGTCGTTAATTTTTATTCAGTTTTAGTTCCGCTCTCCACGCACATACTGCATGCCGTTTTGGTTAATTGACGATTCTTTTCTCTTCGTTATCTCTCAAATACAAATTTTGGTCTttgtacatttaaaaaaaaagtcaacttatgtatttatattaaatatatgattGAGTTCACTTATTAGTAGATGTGTTTATAGGTTGGCTTTGGTTGGtctatgatattattttatattgCCTAAATTTGGCTTGCCCTTATATttgagcttaaaattttacttaaatctgtccatatttataaaagattaattttattttattttatacttgtccatgttattttttatttttaaatatttatattatattattttaatatttaataatttcatatattttttatttattaaaaatttttataatcaTCTTaacttttttaatgtttacattagagtagtattatatatttagtataaatttttttaatgtcttctaaaatatataatatataaaaataatataatataaaatattataaatttaaaatgggTCAAGCCGGGCTAGACTTAGGCCCTGAATGTTAAGcccaactcatattttaaacggaCCTAATTGTTTTGTCCTATTTTATTTTTCGGacattaatatttttactcaaatcctcCCGAATTTCTGACGAGCCTTTAGGCCTGGACAAATAATCTGATCTATGAATAGATCTAGTTACAAgtcattaaaatattttcttatatataaggtaagttatataattataattatgttttaattttttacattttataaaccAATAATAtcgtaattataataaaatttgtatgataaactttgaatatttaatttttccatttaaactgaaacaatatttaatttttgcataaaattttaataaatatatttattatataattgttttcATTATATCGTGAATTTGCCTTAATATagtatttattaaataatttagaaaataaaatttgaatatataaaaaagtcACCATAATATTAATCCGAGTATTTCTTAGAAAAACATGGTTCTGTAAAAAGTGGACCATAAGCTATGGTTGAATAAGTAACGAATTcagtattatttaaaaaaatttcctgcTGAGATTGTGTATACATAAAAAGTTGGAAGAGCTTACCAAGTCGGTTAGTCCAATTCCAggtaatttcaaatttaatccaAAGTTAAATACACTATCTAATATTAAATTATCTCaaatgaaaaataacaaaaatcacagtttttttatttaatcaaattttaatagtttttctAATGAgttaactttttaaattaaattaaatttaattttttaatatatgtcaaat
The sequence above is drawn from the Gossypium hirsutum isolate 1008001.06 chromosome A05, Gossypium_hirsutum_v2.1, whole genome shotgun sequence genome and encodes:
- the LOC107959329 gene encoding protein EMSY-LIKE 3 isoform X2, which codes for MDYGLSDSSGTDDDLPPSHQNRFQRGGRTAAGNGRSAVIGSAPLPRMHGDMETQIHLIEQEAYCSILRAFKAQSDALTWEKESLITELRKELRVSDEEHRELLLRVNADDMLRRIREWRTGSGLQPGMLSTSQPMLDPVPSPSVSGSRKKMKTSHSVASLSMGAPSPALHPSMQPSSSASRRGPMPGANSKKSKSLMQHPSRGLPGKPQAPNRTSTGAFAANVRAEAAPYDPLIGRKVWTRWPEDNHFYEAVITDYNSVEGRHALVYDINTADETWEWVNLKEISPEDIRWEGDDPGISRRGGHPGPGRGIKKSMACGGGVAGAGRGRGSLKGQAKKDFPLMQNGVGKKVLADIEILHTDTLIKEVEKVFGASHPDSIEIEKAKKVLKEHEQALVDAIARLEGASDGESDGEHPFSQGQSMDQERAWRKRQYNDEMGEGRIIEGSDGAIK
- the LOC107959329 gene encoding protein EMSY-LIKE 3 isoform X4 → MDYGLSDSSGTDDDLPPSHQNRFQRGGRTAAGNGRSAVIGSAPLPRMHGDMETQIHLIEQEAYCSILRAFKAQSDALTWEKESLITELRKELRVSDEEHRELLLRVNADDMLRRIREWRTGSGLQPGMLSTSQPMLDPVPSPSVSGSRKKMKTSHSVASLSMGAPSPALHPSMQPSSSASRRGPMPGANSKKSKSHPSRGLPGKPQAPNRTSTGAFAANVRAEAAPYDPLIGRKVWTRWPEDNHFYEAVITDYNSVEGRHALVYDINTADETWEWVNLKEISPEDIRWEGDDPGISRRGGHPGPGRGIKKSMACGGGVAGAGRGRGSLKGQAKKDFPLMQNGVGKKVLADIEILHTDTLIKEVEKVFGASHPDSIEIEKAKKVLKEHEQALVDAIARLEGASDGESDGEHPFSQGQSMDQERAWRKRQYNDEMGEGRIIEGSDGAIK
- the LOC107959329 gene encoding protein EMSY-LIKE 3 isoform X3; the encoded protein is MDYGLSDSSGTDDDLPPSHQNRFQRGGRTAAGNGRSAVIGSAPLPRMHGDMETQIHLIEQEAYCSILRAFKAQSDALTWEKESLITELRKELRVSDEEHRELLLRVNADDMLRRIREWRTGSGLQPGMLSTSQPMLDPVPSPSVSGSRKKMKTSHSVASLSMGAPSPALHPSMQPSSSASRRGPMPGANSKKSKSHPSRGLPGKPQAPNRTSTGAFAANVRAEAAPYDPLIGRKVWTRWPEDNHFYEAVITDYNSVEGRHALVYDINTADETWEWVNLKEISPEDIRWEGDDPGISRRGGHPGPGRGIKKSMACGGGVAGAGRGRGSLKGQAKKDFPLMQNGVGKKVLADIEILHTDTLIKEVEKVFGASHPDSIEIEKAKKVLKEHEQALVDAIARLEGASDGESADGEHPFSQGQSMDQERAWRKRQYNDEMGEGRIIEGSDGAIK
- the LOC107959329 gene encoding protein EMSY-LIKE 3 isoform X1, whose protein sequence is MDYGLSDSSGTDDDLPPSHQNRFQRGGRTAAGNGRSAVIGSAPLPRMHGDMETQIHLIEQEAYCSILRAFKAQSDALTWEKESLITELRKELRVSDEEHRELLLRVNADDMLRRIREWRTGSGLQPGMLSTSQPMLDPVPSPSVSGSRKKMKTSHSVASLSMGAPSPALHPSMQPSSSASRRGPMPGANSKKSKSLMQHPSRGLPGKPQAPNRTSTGAFAANVRAEAAPYDPLIGRKVWTRWPEDNHFYEAVITDYNSVEGRHALVYDINTADETWEWVNLKEISPEDIRWEGDDPGISRRGGHPGPGRGIKKSMACGGGVAGAGRGRGSLKGQAKKDFPLMQNGVGKKVLADIEILHTDTLIKEVEKVFGASHPDSIEIEKAKKVLKEHEQALVDAIARLEGASDGESADGEHPFSQGQSMDQERAWRKRQYNDEMGEGRIIEGSDGAIK